The following coding sequences are from one Nicotiana tabacum cultivar K326 chromosome 1, ASM71507v2, whole genome shotgun sequence window:
- the LOC142164179 gene encoding uncharacterized protein LOC142164179, translating to MRAKTDPAFCDYLLRIGNGQEQVNSANKIEISDSLVIPYTTEKESLDKLFTATYSNLESNLACTDSRVILTKKNDFVDEINDMLIDRFTRKSKTYIGTDEAIEFNSQTQFEDLLHTLNPPGLPLTNYV from the coding sequence ATGAGAGCAAAAACAGATCCTGCATTTTGTGATTATTTACTAAGAATTGGAAATGGACAAGAACAAGTAAATTCAGCAAACAAGATTGAAATTTCAGATTCATTGGTTATTCCTTACACAACCGAAAAAGAATCTCTAGATAAATTATTCACAGCGACATATTCAAATTTGGAATCTAATTTAGCCTGTACAGATTCCCGTGTGAtcttaacaaaaaaaaatgattttgtcGATGAAATTAATGACATGCTTATTGATCGGTTCACTCGAAAATCAAAAACATATATTGGTACCGATGAAGCGATTGAATTTAATAGCCAAACACAATTCGAAGATCTACTACACACTTTAAATCCTCCTGGTTTGCCCCTTACAAATTATGTTTGA
- the LOC142164183 gene encoding uncharacterized protein LOC142164183, with product MTEDYKVLQITKRSELRYQALNHINDILHSMGHDINEYKLIPETIRPSLAAKEAKEIHFERSITVSENDMLLHRKLNKNQLIAYNMITERIFSNKVGSFFVDGPGGTGKPFLYRALLATVRSMGYIALATATSGVAASILPGGRTAHSRFKIPINIDENNSCNISKECSLASLLRDAKLIVWDEVSIDKKKMLEVFDLLLKDLIDTNTLFGGKVVVLGGDFRQTLPVVRYDKKKKKISLAKVCHILAFGMNLKN from the coding sequence ATGACCGAAGACTACAAAGTGTTGCAAATTACTAAAAGAAGTGAACTTCGATATCAAGCTTTGAATCATATCAACGACATTCTACATTCTATGggtcatgatataaatgagtataaaCTCATCCCAGAAACTATTAGACCTTCACTCGCAGCAAAAGAGGCAAAAGAGATTCATTTTGAAAGATCTATTACTGTCAGTGAAAACGACATGTTGTTACATaggaaattaaataaaaatcaactcaTTGCATATAATATGATTACTGAAAGGATATTTTCGAACAAAGTGGGTTCCTTTTTCGTGGATGGTCCAGGAGGAACAGGGAAACCTTTTTTATACCGTGCTTTATTAGCAACTGTACGATCTATGGGATATATAGCTTTGGCAACAGCTACTTCTGGTGTTGCTGCTTCTATTCTTCCAGGGGGACGTACTGCACATTCGCGTTTCAAAATTCCTATTAATATTGATGAAAATAACAGTTGTAACATTAGCAAAGAATGCTCACTTGCAAGTTTACTACGCGATGCAAAATTGATTGTATGGGATGAGGTATCTATTGACAAAAAGAAAATGTTGGAAGTGTTTGATCTACTATTAAAAGATCTAATTGATACAAATACATTATTTGGCGGAAAAGTTGTAGTTCTCGGAGGTGATTTTAGACAAACTCTTCCTGTTGTGCGATacgacaaaaaaaaaaagaagatttcaTTAGCGAAAGTTTGTCATATTCTAGCATTTGGAATGAACTTAAAAAATTAA
- the LOC142164184 gene encoding uncharacterized protein LOC142164184, whose protein sequence is MLTEFFSMNDTDEDPKELNLLYKEFPEYFVWSSSDKFWARRQKRCAIGRIVTFHPTEGERYYLRLLLMHVRGPTSYKDLLTVDGEPCSTFRESVEKRGLLHCDNNLIECMSEAASYQMP, encoded by the coding sequence ATGCTAACAGAATTCTTCTCCATGAACGACACTGATGAAGATCCTAAAGAGCTCAATTTACTATACAAAGAATTTCCTGAATACTTTGTGTGGTCATCCAGTGACAAATTTTGGGCACGCAGACAAAAACGTTGTGCTATTGGGCGTATTGTGACATTCCATCCAACAGAAGGAGAACGATATTATCTTAGATTACTACTAATGCACGTGCGAGGACCGACGTCATATAAGGATCTTTTGACAGTTGATGGAGAACCTTGTAGTACTTTTAGAGAGTCTGTAGAGAAAAGAGGATTGTTACACTGTGATAACAACTTGATAGAGTGTATGTCTGAAGCCGCAAGTTACCAAATGCCATAA